A single genomic interval of Hevea brasiliensis isolate MT/VB/25A 57/8 chromosome 4, ASM3005281v1, whole genome shotgun sequence harbors:
- the LOC110643959 gene encoding cytokinin riboside 5'-monophosphate phosphoribohydrolase LOG8 isoform X2, whose product MEETNKRSKFRRMCVFCGSNSGFRQVFSDATIELGDELVKRKIDLVYGGGSVGLMGLISQKVYDGGCHVLGVIPRALMPLEISGQTVGEVRTVSDMHERKAAMAREADAFIALPGGYGTMEELLEMITWSQLGIHKKPVGLLNIDGYYNCLLALFDNGVKEGFIKPGALNIFVSAPTAKELLEKMEQYTPSYQQVAPHESWNMEQLGNYPTQHNAQ is encoded by the exons ATGGAAGAAACCAACAAACGAAGCAAGTTCAGGAGGATGTGTGTGTTCTGTGGAAGCAACTCTGGCTTTAGACAAGTCTTCAGTGATGCTACTATTGAATTAGGCGATGAACTG GTGAAAAGAAAGATAGACCTGGTTTATGGTGGAGGTAGTGTTGGGTTGATGGGTTTGATATCTCAGAAAGTGTATGATGGAGGCTGCCATGTTCTTGG GGTCATTCCTAGAGCACTTATGCCTCTTGAG ATATCTGGTCAAACTGTTGGAGAAGTAAGAACTGTTTCAGACATGCATGAGCGTAAGGCTGCTATGGCCAGAGAAGCTGATGCCTTTATTGCTCTTCCAG GAGGATATGGAACCATGGAAGAACTATTAGAGATGATCACATGGTCACAACTTGGAATTCATAAGAAACCG GTTGGCCTGCTAAACATTGATGGTTACTATAATTGTTTGCTTGCATTGTTTGACAATGGTGTCAAAGAAGGTTTTATAAAGCCTGGTGCTCTTAATATATTTGTCTCTGCTCCAACAGCCAAAGAACTTCTGGAAAAGATGGAG CAATACACTCCATCTTATCAGCAAGTTGCTCCACATGAAAGCTGGAATATGGAGCAATTGGGTAATTATCCAACACAACATAATGCACAGTGA
- the LOC110643959 gene encoding cytokinin riboside 5'-monophosphate phosphoribohydrolase LOG8 isoform X1: MEETNKRSKFRRMCVFCGSNSGFRQVFSDATIELGDELVKRKIDLVYGGGSVGLMGLISQKVYDGGCHVLGVIPRALMPLEISGQTVGEVRTVSDMHERKAAMAREADAFIALPGGYGTMEELLEMITWSQLGIHKKPYSGQVGLLNIDGYYNCLLALFDNGVKEGFIKPGALNIFVSAPTAKELLEKMEQYTPSYQQVAPHESWNMEQLGNYPTQHNAQ; encoded by the exons ATGGAAGAAACCAACAAACGAAGCAAGTTCAGGAGGATGTGTGTGTTCTGTGGAAGCAACTCTGGCTTTAGACAAGTCTTCAGTGATGCTACTATTGAATTAGGCGATGAACTG GTGAAAAGAAAGATAGACCTGGTTTATGGTGGAGGTAGTGTTGGGTTGATGGGTTTGATATCTCAGAAAGTGTATGATGGAGGCTGCCATGTTCTTGG GGTCATTCCTAGAGCACTTATGCCTCTTGAG ATATCTGGTCAAACTGTTGGAGAAGTAAGAACTGTTTCAGACATGCATGAGCGTAAGGCTGCTATGGCCAGAGAAGCTGATGCCTTTATTGCTCTTCCAG GAGGATATGGAACCATGGAAGAACTATTAGAGATGATCACATGGTCACAACTTGGAATTCATAAGAAACCG TACTCTGGACAGGTTGGCCTGCTAAACATTGATGGTTACTATAATTGTTTGCTTGCATTGTTTGACAATGGTGTCAAAGAAGGTTTTATAAAGCCTGGTGCTCTTAATATATTTGTCTCTGCTCCAACAGCCAAAGAACTTCTGGAAAAGATGGAG CAATACACTCCATCTTATCAGCAAGTTGCTCCACATGAAAGCTGGAATATGGAGCAATTGGGTAATTATCCAACACAACATAATGCACAGTGA
- the LOC110643953 gene encoding probable magnesium transporter NIPA9 — protein MWESICLTLAAAAGNNIGKVLQKKGAIILPPLSFKLKVIRAYAVNKAWVIGFLMDISGAMLMLRALSQAPVSVIQPVSGCGLAILSVFSHFYLKEVMNVIDWIGITLAGIGTIGVGAGGDEQEASSISVFQLPWLAFIVAILFVVLNGWLRVCKCQRREQETMEYEVVEEIIYGLESGILFGMASVISKMGFVFLEQGFSRMLVPICISISICCSATGFYYQTLGLKHGRAIVVSTCAAVASIVTGVLSGMLALGERLPSAPAARLSLLLGWLLIIVGVILLVSSTRLLRHLPRPLRRFMRSSIDRNFNLSRSGSLWVKDSNPSAVIQAATLHHLISTPAKEKA, from the exons ATGTGGGAATCGATCTGTTTAACATTGGCGGCCGCCGCAGGCAATAACATCGGCAAGGTTCTTCAGAAAAAGGGAGCCATCATTCTGCCTCCTCTTTCTTTCAAACTCAAG GTGATTAGGGCATATGCTGTTAATAAAGCTTGGGTCATAGGTTTCCTAATGGATATAAGTGGAGCAATGTTAATGTTGAGGGCATTATCTCAAGCTCCT GTATCTGTCATCCAACCAGTTTCTGGATGTGGTCTTGCCATTCTTTCTGTCTTCTCCCATTTTTACCTAAAAGAAGTCATGAATGTCATTGATTGGATTGGAATCACTCTGGCAGGTATTGGTACCATAG GAGTTGGTGCTGGAGGTGATGAGCAGGAGGCTTCTTCCATATCTGTTTTCCAGTTACCGTGGCTGGCATTTATTGTTGCCATCTTGTTTGTAG TCCTTAATGGATGGCTTCGTGTCTGCAAATGTCAACGAAGAGAACAGGAGACG ATGGAATATGAAGTTGTTGAAGAAATTATATATGGCTTGGAATCTGGCATTTTGTTTGG GATGGCCTCGGTGATATCAAAGATGGGATTTGTTTTCTTGGAGCAGGGCTTCTCAAGGATGTTGGTTCCTATATGCATCTCAATCAGTATATGCTGTAGTGCAACAGGATTTTATTACCAG ACTCTTGGTCTAAAGCATGGAAGGGCAATTGTGGTGTCTACATGTGCTGCTGTAGCATCAATAGTGACTGGTGTACTTTCTGGAATGCTTGCTTTGGGAGAACGATTGCCTTCAGCACCAGCTGCTCGACTTTCACTTCTGCTGGGATG GCTACTCATCATAGTAGGTGTGATTTTACTTGTGAGTTCCACCCGGCTACTGCGGCACCTACCACGGCCATTACGACGCTTCATGAGAAGCAGCATTGATCGGAATTTTAATCTGAGTCGATCAGGGTCTCTCTGGGTTAAGGATTCAAACCCAAGTGCTGTTATCCAGGCAGCAACATTGCATCATTTGATATCAACTCCAGCTAAAGAGAAAGCATGA
- the LOC110643955 gene encoding uncharacterized protein LOC110643955: protein MEDYNRSRSYSYSYGAGTMQMESYYGPPRPPTTSYDLRSYSASYAQSQMANNGYTTKGFKLKKGKSTSGSSFSSKSWSLSDPEFQRKKRVASYKMYTVEGKVKLSFRRSFRWLKDKYSRVVYGWW, encoded by the coding sequence ATGGAGGATTATAACAGATCAAGATCATATTCATATTCATATGGGGCTGGAACGATGCAGATGGAGAGTTATTATGGTCCACCAAGACCGCCCACCACTTCCTATGACCTCAGGTCCTACAGTGCCTCCTATGCACAATCCCAGATGGCTAACAACGGCTACACCACCAAGGGCTTTAAGCTCAAGAAAGGCAAGAGCACTTCTGggtcttctttttcttcaaagtCTTGGAGCTTGAGTGACCCTGAGTTTCAAAGGAAGAAGAGGGTTGCTAGCTACAAAATGTACACTGTTGAGGGAAAAGTTAAACTTTCTTTTAGGAGGAGTTTCAGGTGGCTTAAGGATAAGTACTCCCGGGTTGTTTATGGATGGTGGTGA